The following DNA comes from Triticum aestivum cultivar Chinese Spring chromosome 3D, IWGSC CS RefSeq v2.1, whole genome shotgun sequence.
CACTTGGCGCTCTAAGCCACCCGCAGGAGCTCCCTCcggattattatttttattttttcgcgcgtgttttcggctttttaaacggtttttttggtttttttgacgTTTtcgttttccaccggtcttccttagctttaggataaaaaattgaaaaaaaaattcacaaaaaatgcgttttctttttttcctttcgcgacagtcacggttttgctttctcgagagtcacgggcgtgcctATCGGAAAttaaaaaaacgtgttttctgtttttttggaaagggaaaaaacccgtgctcccggttcggttttttcgtccggttttttccaTGAGAAAAAAGTTCGTcacctatcaacatgagatctagtttttgaagatctcgacgcgaggaatccaacagtgaaaacggtttgagatttggcgcatggtttaagagataaaacattttgaataaatggatctacgaaaaaagaaaaaactcacaggttacgacaagtggcgcacatgcagcgcgacTTGTCACGGCCTCggaaggtgggagtgatctttgcaatgagtactcGTCAATTAGGCTAGTCCCAGTGCTCCAGCCTGGATCGGTGCTAAGCCTGCCAGCTGAGCAAAAAGCTGATGTGTCACGTTAATTAATGGGAGTGCCTAGAACTCATTTAGacgagatataatttggtctcattcatcttgaAAACAAAAACAGATACAACCcatgtcagcacacacgcatcttatagcatcacatccaatggctataaaagatgaatgtgaccaaattatatctcatctagatgagttctagcaaaactgttaattaatgaggagagagtcTCGTTCAGTAACCTCACGAGGAAACGGTGCCAGACGCAGATACCTAGGGAAAAGGTTGAGTTAATCGATCCCGTGCGGCTGGGTACCGAGCAGTCGCCTCCTTTTTTCTCGTTCCTCCCCAACTCCCCCACGCGCAACCCCTGgcgccgcttcttcttcctcgcccagCGCCGTCGCCCCGATGCAGCCGCTCCATCCTCCACCagcagccccgcgccgccgctgaTCGTCGCCTACAGCGCCGCCATACCATCCTCAGTTTCAGCCGGCCGCATGGACCGTCGCCGGGAGAAGGTCGCAGTGGCACCACCGGCTCCGCCTCTGTTCGCAGCCGCCAACAGCTCCTCCGGTCAGTCAGCACCTGGTCTTTGGTAAGGAGCCTACATTGCAAAATTAATATGGATTCCATGTAAATCTGTAGCCGCCCGCAGCTCCTTCAGTCACTTCTCGTGCATGAACTGCATAATATGTAAGTCTGTAGTATCACTAACTGAAAAACTACTGCATATATATGTAAATCTGTAGCAATCTTTTTACATAATCAAACTGAGTTCAGTTTTCTCTGGAACCCATTCAATCCCAATGGATCTTAATCTCCTAAGAGTCTACTGATTGAAGCAAAGGATTGTGTGTGTACCTGGTACAAGCAAGGAGATTGAATCCCCATCATCCAATTAGTGAGGGCACTTCCGTTCCTGATCTAGGCAGCAATTGGAGGGCACCTCCCATTGTTTTCTTGCTGGTCTAGTAACCCTGTGGAGATGATCAAAGAATGGGGGTCTGCTGCTGATTCCATTGTTATACAGACTAGGTCCAGTCTAGTTCAGAATCAACAAGAAATTTCAAAGTTTTGCTATCTATTCATACAAATTGTCAGTTAAGCTTTGTCAAATAGTTACCTAGTTATACAAACTACAGTTTAGAATTGTCAAAAGTTGTTAGTACGAAAAGTGTGTTACTTAACCTCCATGACATTGTTCTCCTGTTCAGGAATCTAAACAAGTGATGTTGTcttctttactttgttgttgcttgtttcAGGCCAATGTATACTCATCCACCTGATGGTTTTCTTAGTTTATCAGGCAGTCCACGAACCCCACCATTCCAGCCAATGCACTATCCATCTTATGTCCCGCCTCCTCAACAAGAGCAACAGGAGAGTCTCCATTTTGTCGGTGTCCCCTCACATGTTGCATtctcaacgccgccgccgccgcaaccaccgcCACCAGTTCAtagtaaaaggaaaaaaaaacatccGAGTCTGCTTCAGGTAGAGGTTCTTTACAAAAAAAAAACCCATGTTGTAGAGCTTGAAGATGATCCAGAGCCTTCAAGGTGTGCGCAGCGTCTGAATTGGATACAACAGGAAGAGAAGAGATTGGTACGTGCTCTTGTCAGTGTGAAATATCGATTACTTCCATATAAATTTTGGTTGCATGTTAAATTATATGTTCCTTATGTAGGCAAGCGCTTGGTTGGAACTTTCAACTGATCCCATTGAAGGGAATGGCAACAAGAGAGATAAGTATTGGGATGACATAGCTGTTCAATATAACAGTCTCACCCCCGCAGATCGTCATAGAGATGTCGTGCAATTGAAGAGCCATTTTCAAAAGGTGAAGAGAAAGATCAACATTTTCCATGGTGCATATAATGCTATGTGTAAGCTATACACTAGTGGTTATGGTGAGGAGCAGCTACAGGCCTTCGCCTTGGAGAAATATGAAGCCAACCAACAATCAGCTTTCCAACATTTGACAATGTGGAGAGAACTTAAGGACAACGGAAAGTGGCTTGCAGCAATGAAAACAATGAATGGGGAGCAAGATAAAACAGATATAACATCTGGTGCTATTGATGTGGAAGATGAGGAGCGCCCTCCGGGTCGTGATACATCTAAGGATGAGCGTGATGGTAAACGCAAACCGTAGGAGTCGGTTACTTTGCTTGGAGAAAAACTTGGCACTTTTATTGAGACCCAGAAAAGGTCTAGGCTGGAGCGGCAGAAGGTTATAGATAGCCAACATCAACTCTCAAGTCAGCAGCTTGAAACCGCTAAACTTGCCAAGGAGACAAAATTGACTGAGCTCTACCAGAAGTTATTGTTTGCTGATACAAGTGCCATGGATGACGATGCGAAAGTTGAGCGTGCCAAGGCAATGGCAAGTCTGAGGTCTATACTATTTCCAAAAGAAATGTGAGGTTTATGCTATTTCCTTATTCATGTTAACTCTGTAGTGTGACAGAACTCATTGATCGAATCTATTAGATGAACTATATGCATGTGGTGTAAGCATGTCTCTACCTTGTGCTGGATATATCAAGTGAGATATAAACCTATGTTATTTCTATTTTCTCAAGGAAAGTAAGATCTATGCTATTTCCTCATTCCTGTGAACGGTTACCCTCATGAGAACAAGTTGACGTGTTTTGTGATATGTTCAGTACTTATTTTCCAGATTTCATTCAAATACATTTCTACGAATTTATTTGAGTGTGTCTTACAAAATATTACTTATTTGAGTACATGCCACAAATAGGCCACAAAGAGGCCATACTACTTCAGATCCTACAATGAATTAAATGAAGGAAGCTTAGCACCAAgaagctaagcacctatgcattgggaagtttagttgctaagccatttaatacACTTAGCACCTCATGTTAGCACCGATGCATTGGCAGCAGCCTTAGTGATTtcgtattttctttataccgtgtTAGGACGCTGCATGGGCTGCTTCTTAGAGCTTTATTATTTGGCGGTAATACAAAGGCCCAGCCAAGAATGAGCCTAACCTAGTTTAGAGCGCAGCCCAGTTCAGCACTGAAGAAGAACTCCGTTAAACCTCTCAAAAGAGCcgatctttttcttttccttctttgcgGGGGAAAAAAATCTTAAGAGAGCAGACCCGTTGATCTTAACCAAGTTCCACTTTGCATATTATATATGAGCATAAAGTCGTAGTGTGAGGAAAGTAAAGTCAAACTGAAGCCACCACGAGAGCCATCCAAGATCCAAAAAGACAAGTTCAGCTAGCTGTAGGGGCTGTTCGTCCGTCAAAATAAATGAATCATTTGTTCAGGTCAACTTGCATCTGTTTCTTTTCCAATATAAAAACCTACTACTTGACGGAGCAACACTTCTTTTGGAATTCATACCACAATCATTAGGCATTGGACACAAATATAATCCCTTTGTTGTTCTTTAATTTGCCTCGTTTGCCTTGTTTTCATGTGATTTCATGACACTATAGCAAAGACAATATGAACTAACGGCACTATTTTTTCCCCTTagagttgtactccctccgtcggaTAATGTAGGACGTTTATTGACACTAGTgcagtgtcaaaaagcgtcttacattatgggacggagggagtatagcttttttttttgcgaaatcatTATTATGTATAACTGCTGACTGCTGAGACATCACAAATTGACCCATCACACGCATCATAGGCATGATGATAAATGATGTTCCCTTTTTGGGAGCATATGAGATAATCATGACGATCCATCATGTTGGTGTGAGGTTCACGTAAGCCCATGCAGATCGATGGATGGACGACGTTTTATCCCCGTGATTATTGTTTTCCTTTGCCCGTGATGATTAGTCTTAGTTTGATCAATCATTGATTTCTTGTCACGCACTCATCCGTACAACACTTGGAGTTAGATTACGTGACACTTGCATTAATATGTTTCATGTATGGGTACAAACGGACAAACCTGGAGCCGGTCAGTCTCCTAATTGGGCCAAAAGAGTTGGGGTCAGTATGATTAAAAAGGGAAAGGACAGCACCTAACCGGGACAGCGAGCAAGATTTGTGTGCCATGCATGCATCTGTCACTACATTGTGACAGTTGCATCGCCCTCAACTACCAAAACCCTAAGAGCAACTTCAatagggcgacccatttcgtccgaccgcgtccgtttgggtcggcgcggacaaaaaagACTGCCCCAATGCAGAGACCCATTTTCATTTTGCGTCCGCTTTGTGTCCGCGCGGATCCATTTCCGTCTCAAATTTGGGTTGCAtttgggtcggcggcggcggacacAAAGCGGACATTTTCTCTGCTCTCCTCGTGCCCGCTGCATGTGGCGcgtggcccacatgtcatccaaCCACCCATCCCATCTCTCTCCTCCTTTCCACTCTGTcttctcccacccacccacccaccccgctGCAGACCACCAACCATGCCGCGGGACAGCGCCAGAGAAGGGCCGGAGCCGGGGCAGCGTCGAGGAAGCGCCGGAGCCGGGGCAACGCCGGCAACGCCGGCACCGGTGAGCGCCGCGGCCTGCTCCTTGGCGAGCTCCTCGTCAATGTGTGGTCTCCTCTTTGGCTGCAGCTCGCCGTGAACAGAGCTCCCGCATGCCATACGTGCGTGTACATGCCCAAGTAGAGCTACCCCCAAGGCTCGTCCGTTCTCCGTTCTGGTCTAGCTAGCCACGCGTGCACGTACATGTGTGCGTGTACGCGCACATGCCCTCCGGCTACGCACGCATATGCGGCGACCTGCGGTTGCGGTGTGGCGCGGAAGCTCGCAACGGCGGGGCGGCGAGCGGGCGCGGCCAGCTGCGGCATGGCGCGGAAGCTCGCGACTGCGGGGCGGCGAGCAGGCGCAGCCAGCTACGGCACGGGCGCCGCGAGCGGGGGTGGCGAGCTCTAGGCGGGCGCAGCGAGCTGCGGCTGCAGCGTGGCGCGGGAGCTCGCGACTGCGGGGCGTCGAGCGGGCGCGGCAAGGTCCAGCGCCGCGAGCGGGGCGACGAGCTGCAGGGCGGTGAGCAGGCGGGGGGAGTTGCGGCACTGGCGCGGCGAGCTCGGGGCGGCGAGCTATGGCATGGGGCGAGCGCTGGGGCGGCAAGCGGGCGCGGGGGCGGGGCGAGCTGCCGGGCGGCGAGGACGCGAGtgagcggaggcggggcgagctacgGGGCGAGGCGGCATGGGAGCTCTGAGCtcgcccaccaggtgttcgacagaatgccgaCGCGGACATGTCTAAAATGCGTCTGCCCCCGTTGGGCGCACATGCTGACCCATTCGAAAAAGCGGACACGGACAGGCGgacgggcgacccaaacggacaaaaagcggacaaaatcgATGTTCATTCGGGtcagcccgttggagttgctctaaaatgCACAGGAGAAGGTAGGAAATGGTCACTGCAAAGAAAAGAAAATTCGTATTTCTGAGTTCTAAATTTGTGATTCAAAGTTTAAATAAGGAGACGGGTTTTTTCCGGAAAAAAAAGGAGACGGGTTCAATTGATTTGTTATAGTACTTGCTTTTAGAATAACACATGCGCATTGGGTTAAGTAAAAAGATTTGATTTTGTTTGCAGGGAAAATAATGCAAATTGGTCAAGTTGTAATTAGTCAGCGTGGCCAGATCCATGCCATCGCCCTTGTCCTCATTTTTTTCAGGTTAATTAAACCATTGAGTTTTAAAAAGTAATCGGGAGATCGAGAGACTAATTTAACCAATGAAGATTTGGACAACTAACAACACATTTTGTTGTTGCTTATTTATCGGATGGACACAGCTAGGCTCTCCGGCCAACTGGTGTCAGATTCAGCTCACCTTCAAGAGAAAGCAATTGATGGAAATCCTACTCTGATGACTTGATATTAGATTCGAATTATTTACCGTTCATCCGTGCACTTCCTGTAGTCCCTTGAAGTGGGATGTTCAGCTATTATAAGTTGGGTGGTATTGCACCTAATTAACATTGCCCGGTTAAGACAACCTAGCTACGTGTATATACATGCACTTAACAGTCGATCGAGTAGAATCATTCCTTTCGGAAAAAAAAAATATCCGGGTCATTCCTTAACCAAGCCAAGTGAATGAAGTGAACTATTGTCGGCCCTATAAATCAAGTGAACTAGCAAATGCATTTTTTGTTACCTTTTTAATGTGTTCATTAtggttttttttttggaaaaacctTCCAATCCAGATAATAGAAAGAACACAAGAAATTAAAACATATCCAGGTCCGTAAACCACCTAAGGATGACTGCAAGCACTAGAGTGAGATAAAGGCGTGCCGCCATCATCACCCCTCGATCATTGGAGCCGTGCAAACCTTTTTGTAGTAAACAGCCGGAAAGACATCGTGCGAAGGTCCagaggaccagcgcaccagaacagcaaccatcGTCGATGAAAAAAagtgtagatcggaaggatccaacctgtagacacatGACCATAGAAAAACGAAGACCGGATCCACAGAAGACAAACACCGACCGAATCACGCGAGATTTGCTAGACAAACCTCCAAACACGCTCTGATGGCGCTAGAAGCACCACCGGGATGGAGGCTAGacagggagaaccttattccattttGGCGACATGGCACTCACGCGGTGTGCTACTGTGGGCTGCTCCGCCAACAGGTACGCCCGCTCGCTAACTTCGCTCGTTCTCTAATTTGCTCGGGCGAGACACTGACTGGTTCACCGTTGACTTTGGGGACAAAATATGGATCTAAAAAATCATAAACCTAAAAAGGAAATGAACATTGACTGTTGACCTTTGCAAAAaagttcatgagtttgaaaaagttcacaaaaactgaaaaaagttcacaaatttgaaaaaaaaagttttaTGTTCTATGGATTTTAAAAATAGTTCACAAAATCGAAAACGTTCACAAGTTCCAAAAAATTCTGCGGATTTGAAAAGGTTCACGAACTCGAACAATTTAACGAGTTCAAAAAAATgttctgaattggaaaatagttctcGTGTTtcgcggatttgaaaaaagttcacaatgTTGAGGACAAAGGttcaaaattttggaaaaaaatgttcatggatttgtaAAAAATTGAAGTATTTAggtgaaaaaagttcacgaattgaaGGAAAAACATTCACAAAAAGTTTGACCAATTTGACAAcaattcacgaatttgaaaaaagttcacgcatTCAAAACaatattcatggatttgaaaaaaaatcacaaaattgaaaaaaatacATTTAAAGAAAATTCACAAAATGACAAAATAAATAAATTGAAAAACATCCCGTCCTCCTGGAGGTGCCACCCCTGACACGagcatactccctcctttccggtttatagggcttatcttaaaattttagtttttccattttatgaggctcaatttggttgttccccatcacatctTCACATTCCaatgtgcattaaatcattgcatgcaagtattaagagaaaattgaccaatgcatgtactttatgcatgcatgcattgcaattaatgcattgataaatataattttttaag
Coding sequences within:
- the LOC123076635 gene encoding uncharacterized protein; the protein is MQRDLSRPRKRVSFSNLTRKRCQTQIPREKVELIDPVRLGTEQSPPFFSFLPNSPTRNPWRRFFFLAQRRRPDAAAPSSTSSPAPPLIVAYSAAIPSSVSAGRMDRRREKVAVAPPAPPLFAAANSSSGQSAPGLWPMYTHPPDGFLSLSGSPRTPPFQPMHYPSYVPPPQQEQQESLHFVGVPSHVAFSTPPPPQPPPPVHSKRKKKHPSLLQVEVLYKKKTHVVELEDDPEPSRCAQRLNWIQQEEKRLASAWLELSTDPIEGNGNKRDKYWDDIAVQYNSLTPADRHRDVVQLKSHFQKVKRKINIFHGAYNAMCKLYTSGYGEEQLQAFALEKYEANQQSAFQHLTMWRELKDNGKWLAAMKTMNGEQDKTDITSGAIDVEDEERPPGRDTSKDERDGKRKP